Proteins encoded within one genomic window of Gallus gallus isolate bGalGal1 chromosome 1, bGalGal1.mat.broiler.GRCg7b, whole genome shotgun sequence:
- the LOC124417225 gene encoding inositol 1,4,5-trisphosphate receptor-interacting protein-like 1, with protein MTLGKHNLPFTSPCWPGPIPCMSCTCRVMCTEMICSVTFPGTEVREETGERRVEQCSGAAVLVTAADASQRGGGALSGGCQSRGSAAALWPRPSIAQRTLAAGGSDQQSSSSEEEDEEEDEEEEEDSDLDETRDVDRVWADSTQWPAPHAAGKCQLVEELVDDLLRACRGKTCHSFVPRLQPAIGVACVCEGWSAQEDNVIYRLLVPMRAPPGHAFRVELGNPKETPKSKKSCLRVELECMCARERLLGDMLCFLHHTRRELRENQEASLLNTLCRASYLDVRKTTRWFQNRVKAAWNCLPQSRDWGLELVPSDHSCKIKLTPPSKSTFTIEMTLGVQLDESGTFLSFD; from the exons atgacgTTGGGcaagcacaacctgcctttcaCGAGCCCGTGCTGGCCGGGCCCGATCCCCTGCATGTCATGCACGTGCCGTGTGATGTGTACGGAGATGATTTGCTCCGTAACTTTCCCCGGTACCGAGGTCAGGGAAgagacaggagagaggagagtggagcAGTGCAGCGGTGCGGCTGtgcttgtgacagcagcagacgcGTCAcagcgggggggcggggcgttGTCAGGAGGCTGTCAGAGTAGAGGCAGCGCTGCGGCACTTTGGCCTAGGCCTTCG ATAGCGCAACGTACGCTGGCCGCTGGCGGCAGCGACCAGCAAAGttccagcagcgaggaggaggacgaggaggaggacgaggaagaggaagaggacagtgACTTGGACGAGACACGCGACGTAGACAGAGTTTGGGCCGACAGCACCCAGTGGCCAGCGCCACACGCGGCCGGCAAGTgccagctggtggaggagctggtggacgACCTTCTTCGTGCCTGCCGAGGAAAGACGTGCCACAGCTTCGTGCCCCGGCTGCAGCCGGCCATCGGGGTGGCCTGCGTCTGTGAAGGATGGAGTGCCCAGGAAGACAACGTCATCTACCGCCTGCTCGTGCCCATGAGAGCTCCCCCCGGGCACGCCTTCCGTGTGGAGCTGGGCAACCCAAAGGAGACACCAAAAAGCAAGAAGTCCTGTCTGCGTGTGGAGCTGGAGTGCATGTGTGCGAGGGAGCGGCTGCTGGGggacatgctctgctttctccaccacACTCGGAGGGAGCTGAGAGAAAACCAGGAAGCCAGCCTCCTCAACACCTTGTGCAGGGCCTCCTATCTGGACGTGCGGAAAACCACGCGCTGGTTCCAGAACCGGGTGAAAGCAGCCTGGAATTGTCTGCCTCAGTCGCGTGACTGgggcctggagctggtgccCTCCGACCACTCCTGCAAGATCAAGCTGACCCCCCCCTCCAAGAGCACCTTCACCATCGAGATGACTCTTGGGGTGCAGCTTGATGAGTCGGGCACGTTCCTGAGCTTTGACTAG